In Vanrija pseudolonga chromosome 4, complete sequence, a single window of DNA contains:
- the liz1_7 gene encoding Pantothenate transporter liz1, translating to MATKTLGYSDAPPRQNDVATKADASVDLHKEIKATWKGRIWDTFDLPRDERRLLFKVDALLLTFAALGYFLKNLDQTNINNAFLSGMKEELGMLGNQLVTANSIWTAGYIVGQIPSNLLLTRVSPRYVIPALEFLWGIMTLASYSVKNYQALYAIRFFVGLFESGFYPGIHYLIGGWYTPREIGKRAVIFWVAGAIGQMFSGFLQAAAYTNLNGVHGLAGWRWLFIIDAIITLPIALFGFFFLPGLPLQDKKEWWLTEEEHQLAIDRLKRVGRKGRTPWTWDRVKGLFTTWHIYVLPFVYIFWNNGTPQPTMGYYLKSFNAKNPPVPGRHYTVQQINNLPLPGTAFFIVASLILAWLSDGLFRGRRWPIIYIGIIITLPISATLRVLPLYDNIKAHFGLYWISNVGQGAGPLILAWINEINSHDSEKRALLVALANDLTHVVQAVGPNFYWKTTDFPAARKGWLASIIYQCLLAVWTTLVLFLLHRDKKKAALNKATEQQPSDVEAASVDGDDKDVKALEAPK from the exons ATGGCAACCAAAACCCTGGGGTACAGCGACGCCCCCCCGCGTCAAAACGACGTCGcgaccaaggccgacgcaAGCGTCGACCTGCACAAGGAGATCAAAGCCACCTGGAAGGGCCGAATCTGGGACACGTTCGACctgccgcgcgacgagcgccggcTGCTCTtcaaggtcgacgcgctgctcctcACCTTTGCGGCGCTGGGGTACTTTCTCAAGAACCTGGACCAAACCAATATAAATAACGCATTTCT CTCGGGCATGAAGGAGGAGCTCGGGATGCTCGGCAACCAGCTCGTGACGGCCAACTCGATCTGGACGGCGGGCTACATCGTCGGCCAGATCCCctccaacctcctcctcacgcgCGTCTCACCGCGCTATGTCATCCCCGCGCTCGAGTTCCTCTGGGGCATCATGACGCTCGCGTCGTACTCGGTGAAAAACTACCAGGCGCTGTACGCCATTCGGTTCTTTGTTGGGTTGTTTGAGTCGGGGTTCTACCCTGGTATCCACTATCTCATTGGTG GCTGGTACACCCCGCGCGAGATCGGCAAGCGCGCCGTCATCTTCTgggtcgccggcgccatAGGGCAAATGTTCAGCGGTTTCCTGCAAGCCGCGGCGTACACCAACCTGAACGGGGTGCACGGGCTCGCTGGGTGGCGATGGCTCTTCATCATCGACGCGATCATCACCCTGCCGATCGCGCTCTTCGGGTTCTTCTTCCTGCCTGGTCTGCCGCTgcaggacaagaaggagTGGTGGCTCACTGAGGAGGAGCACCAGCTCGCCATTGACCGGCTGAAGCGCGTTGGCCGGAAGGGGCGGACGCCGTGGACTTGGGACCGCGTAAAGGGCCTCTTCACCACCTGGCATATCTACGTGCTCCCTTTCGTCTACATCTTCTGGAACAATGGAACCCCGCAACCGACAATGGGCTACTACCTCAAGAGCTTCAACGCCAAGAACCCGCCGGTACCAGGCCGCCACTACACCGTCCAGCAGATCAACAATCTCCCGCTACCTGGAACCGCGTTCTTCATCGTCGCGTCACTGATCCTCGCCTGGCTCTCCGACGGGCTTTTCCGCGGACGCCGCTGGCCGATCATCTACATtggcatcatcatcaccctGCCTATTTCAGCGACGCTTCGTGTGCTGCCACTGTACGACAACATCAAGGCGCACTTTGGGCTGTACTGGATTTCCAACGTCGGCCAAGGCGCTGGGCCGCTCATTCTCGCGTGGATCAACGAGATCAACTCGCACGACTCGGAGAAACGCGCCCTGCTCGtggcgctcgccaacgaccTCACGCATGTGGTTCAGGCTGTCGGCCCAAACTTTTACTGGAAGACGACGGATTTCCCGGCGGCGCGTAAGGGCTGGCTCGCGTCCATCATCTACCAGTGCTTGTTGGCCGTGTGGACGACGCTCGTGCTGTTCCTGCTGCACCGtgacaagaagaaggcagCGCTCAACAAGGCCACCGAGCAACAGCcgagcgacgtcgaggccgcctcGGTTGATGGCGATGACAAGGATGTCAAGGCCCTCGAGGCCCCCAAGTAG
- the RSB1_1 gene encoding Sphingoid long-chain base transporter RSB1, translating to MSSIVAPCTNYTCNHVVGSPNLASGEIEYTAYGYWLNNASVYAFLALFCLSWVIHVLQTTYYRKIWTFFTLGMGCGLEAVGWGGRLWSIKTTYWQPAVGGFWDETGSGFIMQIVCLIIAPTFFSAANYIFLGNLVRETGGRYTSITSSSISWIFTFADFICLVIQGIGGGITGTSDDWETFNHGIKIMAIGVVVQLAVTAIFIVLFAEFAWRYKNNRPATRQRDLLFWAKWLRCWGRRREPAAVTNWEEEKEDEAQRAEPSRRLMWISQAVLAFATILIIIRSVYRAIELLSLNHENKSSSIYYDQPAFIALDAAMMCILVFTYNVVHPGLVNGRPLF from the exons ATGAGCTCCATCGTCGCCC CGTGCACAAACTACACGTGCAACCATGTCGTCGGGTCGCCAAACCTCGCGTCCGGCGAGATCGAGTACACGGCCTACGGATACTGGCTGAACAATGCCAGCGTTTATGC CTTTCTTGCGCTGTTCTGCCTGTCGTGGG TCATACACGTGCTCCAGACGACATACTACCGCAAGATATGGACCTTCTTCACGCTCGGCATGGGGTGTGGGC TTGAGGCTGTCGGC TGGGGTGGCCGCCTGTGGTCCATTAAGACGACCTACTGGCAGCCTGCGGTCGGAGGGTTCTGGGATGAGACGGGGTCCGGCTTCATCATGCA GATCGTGTGCCTCATCATCGCACCGACTTTCTTCTCGGCAGCAAACTACATCTTCCTCGGCAA CTTGGTGCGCGAAACAGGCGGTCGGTACACTTCCATCACGTCGAGCTCCATCTCGTGGATCTTCACCTTTGCCGACTTTATCTGCCTCGTAATCCAGGGCATTGGCGGAGGCATCACCGGCACGTCGGACGACTGGGAGACGTTCAACCACGGCATCAAGATCATGGCCATTGGCGTCGTTGTGCAGC TCGCTGTCACGGCCATCTTTATCGTCCTGTTCGCCGAGTTCGCGTGGCGGTACAAGAACAACAGGCCAGCaacgcgccagcgcgacctcCTCTTCTGGGCCAAGTGGCTGCGCTGCtggggccgccgccgcgagcccgCGGCCGTTACCAActgggaggaggagaaggaggatgaagcgcagcgtgccgagccTAGCCGCCGCCTCATGTGGATCTCGCAGGCCGTGCTGGCGTTTGCCACGatcctcatcatcatccGGTCCGTGTACCGTGCCATCGAGCTCCTCAGCCTCAACCATGAGAACAAGTCAAGCTCCATTTACTATGACCAGCCCGCGTtcatcgcgctcgacgcggctaTGATG TGTATCCTCGTGTTCACTTACAATGTTGTTCACCCTGGCCTTGTCAACGGGCGGCCCCTGTTCTGA
- the GSTZ1 gene encoding Glutathione S-transferase Z1 codes for MTKYILYGWHNCASASIRWILAELGVAYEYRLVNLARGVEEQRDPSFRALNPKGRVPILLIGDEHEPLSESGAIAFYLGESHPDAGLLPAVGTPGRNKFLETYTFVINSHLPVMRDWLQVIREVEDGPLQAAVAKGGALPVPLASDAAEVRGIRKLALRRLVANLGVLEAELADHDYLAFRDSPSVIDFVFTITTTWEPFIHQLIANKFPNLKAYRERMHARPTWAPLAIEEKVAEDLGPLRDWEQEYAAFLQ; via the coding sequence ATGACAAAGTACATCCTCTACGGCTGGCACAACTGCGCATCGGCGTCGATCCGCTggatcctcgccgagctcggcgtcgcctaCGAGTACAGGCTGGTCaacctcgcgcgcggggtcgaggagcagcgcgaccCGTCGTTCCGCGCGCTCAACCCCAAGGGCCGCGTGCCGATCCTGCTcatcggcgacgagcacgagccgctgagcgagagcggcgcgATCGCCTTCTACCTCGGCGAATCGcaccccgacgccggcctcctccctGCCGTCGGCACGCCGGGGCGTAACAAGTTCCTCGAGACGTACACTTTCGTCATCAACTCGCACCTGCCCGTCATGCGCGACTGGCTCCAGGTCatccgcgaggtcgaggacgggcCCCTGCAGGCCGCCGTGGCGaagggcggcgcgctcccCGTGCCCCTGGCGTCCGACGCAGCCGAGGTGCGCGGCAtccgcaagctcgcgctccgccgcctcgtcgccaacctcggcgtgctcgaggccgagctcgcagaCCACGACTACCTCGCCTTCCGCGACTCGCCGTCCGTCATCGACTTTGTCTTCACCATCACGACGACGTGGGAGCCGTTCATCCACCAGCTCATCGCCAACAAGTTCCCCAACCTTAAGGCGTACAGAGAGCGCATGCATGCCCGCCCAACCTGGGCGCCGCTCGCGATCGAGgagaaggtcgccgaggacctcgggCCGCTGCGTGACTGGGAGCAGGAGTATGCTGCGTTCTTGCAGTGA
- the ansA gene encoding L-asparaginase 1, translating to MSNPSTLQPVATLPTMTTTPPVDPPYISSCTPQPVRVEHTHADGSKEHKVLVLGTGGTIASEPTSEGYKPISELWARNVFFKRIRQHPQLSDAPPASFNSEVVSTPVGKNLRYPPLRTPPLDEHDNTVVYEILDLENHMDSSEMQPSDWNKIAELIHENWDAYEGFVVLSGTDTLAYTSSILTFLFAGAGKPIVVTGAQIPLREPRSDGWYNLLESLLVAGTLPFAGVSVVFYHQALQGCRATKSSPNLLKAFETPSVPAWINLNVKVTALPDLQRRDDTPPPPLVTLESFPTVLSCAIYPGITGSVLAAQIHSMPTCKAVIVSAFGSGNLPIKEETGVLQALEAAVKREILVVVISTCHVPNIYPLYALGVRLLSVGVLPGFDMTHEAAFAKSIWLVSRKDLNFKQRQELFQTPIAGEMTI from the exons atGTCCAACCCCTCCACTCTCCAGCCGGTGGCCACCCTCCCcacaatgacgacgacgccgcccgtCGACCCGCCATACATCTCGTCCTGCACGCCGCAGCCCGTGCGCGTGGAGcacacccacgccgacgGGAGCAAGGAGCACAaggtgctcgtgctcggcacGGGCGGGACGATCGCGAGCGAGCCCACAAGCGAGGGGTACAAGCCCATCTCGGAGCTGTGGGCGCGCAACGTCTTCTTCAAGCGGATCCGCCAGCATCCGCAGCTGTCGGACGCGCCCCCGGCCAGCTTCAACTCGGAGGTGGTCAGCACGCCGGTTGGCAAGAACCTCCGGTACCCCCCGCTccggacgccgccgctcgacgagcacgacaacACGGTCGTGTACGAGattctcgacctcgagaacCACATGGACAGCAGCGAGATGCAGCCGAGTG ACTGGAACAAGATTGCCGAGCTCATCCACGAGAACTGGGACGCGTACGAGGGCTTTGTGGTCCTCTCGGgcaccgacacgctcgcgTACACTTCGTCCATCTTGACCTTCTTGTTCGCCGGAGCGGGAAAGCCAATCGTCGTGACGGGTGCCCAGATCCCGCTGCGTGAGCCGCGCAGTGACGGGTGGTACAACCTCCTTGAGAGCTTGCTGGTAGCTGGTACGCTGCCGTTcgcgggcgtcagcgtcgtGTTCTACCACCAGGCGTTGCAGGGGTGCAG GGCAACAAAGTCGTCCCCCAACCTCCTCAAGGCGTTCGAGACGCCATCAGTGCCTGCCTGGATCAACCTCAACGTCAAGGTGACCGCCCTGCCCGACctgcagcggcgcgacgacacgccgccgccaccgctcgTGACGCTCGAGTCGTTCCCCACTGTGCTCAGCTGCGCCATCTACCCCGGCATCACGGGCTCGGTGCTGGCAGCGCAGATCCACTCGATGCCGACGTGCAAGGCGGTGATTGTGAGCGCGTTTGGGAGCGGTAATCTCCCCATCAAGGAGGAGACGGGCGTGctccaggcgctcgaggcggccgtcaagcgcgagATTCTGGTGGTCGTGATCTCGACTT gccACGTACCCAACATCTACCCCCTctacgcgctcggcgtgcgcctgctctccgtcggcgtgctcccAGGCTTCGACATGACGCACGAGGCGGCGTTCGCAAAGTCGATCTGGCTCGTGTCGCGCAAGGACTTGAACTTCAAGCAGCGGCAAGAGCTGTTCCAGACGCCGATCGCGGGCGAGATGACCATCTGA
- the mtr_19 gene encoding N amino acid transport system protein — protein sequence MFGSKEKHSSEKEYSYAQDVEIAPAVNREGDDLVYDAVFGEISDNGPNYRGVGSVGSWVLITKANIGLGILGIPSVFMTVGLVPGILIILGLQSVIAYCGAQIGPFKSRHPEVYGIADAAYILGGRVWKEIFFVVFWINMVMVFSTCIVSISTAINAISVHAACTAIWMVVAYVFGMMLGSIRTLGKITWIGWAGLVSLVASVLIVTIAVGVQDRPAAAPPTGPWDKDIKIFAHASFQQVMGAISTVLFSYGAVPCNFSIISEMRDHRVYVKSMSYSIFFLTAAYLIIGCVVYHFCGQYVSSPALGSAGPLLKKVSYGIALPALIASLTLFAHIPAKHIFVRILSGSPHLTSNTPTHWITWELCIFAGSTLGYILASAVPTFGAIIGLIGSVVVPLTAICPYPVMWWHDNFRFKASHERTAKLWIALVLNFFILLIGLFIWVAGTWAAVKDIIAASATTGPWTCKDNSGSVKED from the exons atgTTCGGCAGCAAGGAGAAGCACAGCAGCGAAAAGGAGTACTCGTACGCGCAGGACGTGGAGATCGCGCCCGCCGTCAaccgcgagggcgacgacctgGTCTACGATGCCGTGTTCGGCGAGATCTCAGACAACGGCCCCAACTACCgaggt GTCGGCTCCGTAGGCTCGTGGGTCCTCATCACCAAGGCCAACATCGGGCTGGGTATCCTCGGCATTCCGTCAGTGTTCATGACGGTCGGCCTTGTCCCCGGCATCCTCATCATCCTGGGCCTGCAGTCGGTCATtgcgt aCTGCGGCGCCCAGATCGGCCCCTTCAAGTCGCGCCACCCCGAGGTGTACGGCATCGCGGACGCGGCGTACATCCTCGGCGGACGCGTGTGGAAGGAGATCTTTTTTGTTGTCTTCTGGATCAACATGGTCATGGTCTTCTCGACGTGTATCGTGTCCATCTCGACGGCGATCAACGCCATCAGCGTGCACGCGGCGTGCACGGCCATCTGGATGGTCGTCGCGTACGTGTTTGGCATGATGCTCGGCTCGATCCGCACCCTGGGCAAGATTACGTGGATCGGCTGGGCGGGCCTCgtgtcgctcgtcgcctcggTGCTCATCGTCACTATCGCTGTCGGCGTGCAGGACCgcccggccgccgcgccgcccactgGCCCTTGGGACAAGGACATCAAGATCTTTGCGCACGCCTCCTTCCAGCAGGTCATGGGCGCCATCTCGACCGTGCTCTTCTCGTACGGCGCCGTGCCCTGCAACTTTAGCATCATCTCCGAGATGCGCGACCACCGCGTCTATGTCAAGTCCATGTCGTACTCGATCTTCTTCCTCACCGCCGCCTACCTCATCATCGGCTGCGTCGTGTACCACTTCTGCGGCCAGTACGTGTCGTCGCCtgccctcggctcggcgggtcCCCTCCTCAAGAAGGTCTCGTACGGCAtcgcgctgcccgcgctcATCGCCTCGCTTACCCTCTTCGCTCACATCCCCGCCAAGCACATCTTTGTGCGTATCCTTAGCGGCTCGCCCCACCTCACCTCcaacacccccacccactgGATCACCTGGGAGCTCTGCATCTTCGCCGGCAGCACCCTCGGCTACatcctcgcctcggccgtccCCACGTTCGGCGCCATCATCGGCCTCATCGGCTCGGTCGTTGTCCCTCTCACCGCCATCTGCCCGTACCCTGTCATGTGGTGGCACGACAACTTCCGCTTCAAGGCTAGCCACGAGCGCACTGCCAAGCTCTGgatcgccctcgtcctcaacTTCTTCATCCTCCTCATTGGTCTCTTCATCTGGGTTGCCGGCACCTGggccgccgtcaaggacatcatcgccgccagcgccactACCGGCCCTTGGACCTGCAAGGACAACTCGGGCAGTGTCAAGGAGGACTAG